In one window of Arachis ipaensis cultivar K30076 chromosome B06, Araip1.1, whole genome shotgun sequence DNA:
- the LOC107605327 gene encoding probable calcium-binding protein CML22: MGAICCCGRKPSKGNSLDRKLERKIIEMRKNKFGKSKLKSIDSVVMLFPMFREKLKTLRGMFEQYDEDSNGYIDPNELKRFLEHQQFHLQEEEFETLFRYCDIDGSKGIQFNEFIVLVCLIHLLQEQPSFDSSSKAELANLGEVFNTMIEVFLFFDKNADGKINKKDMVKTLNDTYPLEKSPSHITEKRFKEMDWDNNGQVTIREFLFGFIKWVGIDADE, encoded by the exons ATGGGAGCCATATGCTGTTGTGGAAGAAAGCCAAGCAAGGGGAACAGCCTGGATAGAAAGCTTGAAAGGAAAATAATTGAAATGAGGAAAAACAAATTTGGAAAATCCAAATTGAAATCTATTGATAGCGTAGTTATGCTGTTCCCTATGTTTAGGGAGAAACTGAAAACATTAAGAGGAATGTTTGAACAGTATG ATGAGGACTCAAATGGATATATAGACCCCAATGAACTCAAAAGGTTCTTAGAACATCAGCAATTTCATCTTCAAGAGGAGGAGTTTGAGACCCTTTTCCGTTATTGTGATATTGATGGAAGCAAAGGCATACAATTTAACGAATTTATTGTTCTTGTTTGCCTCATCCATCTCCTACAAGAACAACCATCCTTTGATAGT TCATCAAAGGCAGAGTTAGCAAACCTTGGAGAAGTATTTAATACTATGATTGAAGTCTTTCTGTTTTTCGATAAGAATGCCGATGGGAAGATTAACAAGAAGGATATGGTGAAGACACTAAATGACACTTACCCTTTGGAGAAATCTCCATCACACATCACCGAAAAACGATTCA AAGAAATGGACTGGGACAATAATGGACAAGTCACTATCAGGGAGTTCCTCTTCGGTTTCATCAAATGGGTTGGAATTGATGCAGATGAATAG
- the LOC107605326 gene encoding receptor like protein kinase S.2, translating into MQLNHLCIVLPPNSGEMDQPDQKPFQLPKKQVKAPHHHRGCGRQVVSLLQDSLRKLYGLKGWTICKHGVKKEKCSGGGAFHDMDGVQVSAKIGRDNPRIFSYAELFIGSKGFSEEQVLGSGGFGKVFKAVLPSDGTIVAVKCCLAGKGKQFEKSFEAELTAVADLRHKNLVRLRGWCVHEDQLHLVYDYMPNSSLDRILFRKLENSKTELLDWEHRVKIVKGLAAALHYLHEQLETQIIHRDVKTSNVMLDSHFNAKLGDFGMARWLEHELEFKPRKISTRIDNFRLGDTSRIGGTIGYLPPESLQKAGNATSKSDVFSFGIVLLEVVSGRRAIDLAYPDDEIILLDWIRRLSDVGKLLEAGDTRLPDGSYKLSEMQHLIHIALLCTLQEPQLRPSMKWTVEALSDVSCKLPALPSFQSHPLYISLSSASETSHSSASGNSFATENNYHTAAGETVYITAENRNSEIMSSRSTNQQRRFPVLETPREISFKEIVSATDNFSDSRRVAELDFGTAYHGILHDNCHVLVKRLGMKTCPALRDRFSNELRNLARLRHRNLVQLRGWCTEQGEMLVVYDYSARRILSQMLLRHNNHRSGDSSVLQWHHRYYISKTLACAVLYLHEEWDEQVIHRNITSSAIILEQDMNPRLGCFALAEFLTRNEHGHHVITDTSKSARGIFGYMSPEYVESGEATPAADVYSFGVVVLEVVSGQMAVDFRQPEVLLVKKVHEFEMRKRPLKELADKRLNGEYNEKELLRLIRLGIACTRCDPQLRPSMRQIVSILDGKDSLLVELNKESREDWRERNAISLSLIRRIQALGIQ; encoded by the coding sequence ATGCAGCTCAATCACCTCTGCATTGTTCTTCCACCAAATTCCGGTGAAATGGATCAACCTGATCAGAAGCCTTTTCAACTACCAAAGAAACAAGTCAAGGCTCCTCATCATCATAGAGGTTGTGGGAGGCAAGTAGTTTCTTTGCTCCAAGATTCTTTGAGAAAGTTATACGGCTTAAAAGGGTGGACAATTTGCAAGCATGGAGTGAAGAAAGAGAAGTGTTCCGGCGGCGGCGCGTTTCACGACATGGACGGGGTGCAAGTTTCAGCCAAGATAGGGAGGGACAACCCCAGGATTTTCAGCTATGCAGAGCTCTTCATAGGGTCCAAAGGTTTCAGCGAAGAGCAAGTTCTTGGAAGTGGAGGGTTCGGAAAAGTTTTCAAGGCGGTTTTGCCGAGTGACGGAACTATTGTAGCCGTTAAATGCTGCTTGGCGGGGAAAGGGAAGCAATTTGAGAAGAGTTTTGAAGCAGAGTTAACGGCGGTTGCGGATCTTCGCCACAAGAATCTTGTGAGGCTTAGAGGATGGTGTGTTCATGAAGATCAGTTGCATCTTGTATATGACTACATGCCTAACAGCAGCCTTGACCGTATACTCTTCCGGAAGCTGGAGAATTCGAAGACTGAGCTTCTTGATTGGGAACACAGAGTGAAAATTGTGAAAGGTTTGGCGGCGGCATTGCATTATCTCCATGAACAATTGGAAACTCAAATCATTCATAGGGATGTGAAGACCAGCAACGTGATGCTTGATTCGCATTTCAATGCCAAACTAGGTGACTTTGGCATGGCAAGGTGGCTAGAACATGAGCTTGAGTTCAAGCCGAGAAAAATATCAACAAGAATTGACAATTTCCGTTTGGGAGACACGTCGAGAATCGGAGGAACGATTGGGTATCTTCCCCCTGAAAGCTTGCAGAAAGCAGGCAATGCTACTTCGAAATCCGATGTCTTCAGCTTCGGAATAGTTCTTCTAGAAGTGGTTTCTGGAAGGAGAGCCATAGACCTCGCTTATCCAGATGATGAAATTATTTTGCTTGATTGGATCAGAAGACTCTCCGATGTAGGGAAGCTTCTGGAAGCAGGGGATACACGGCTTCCAGATGGTTCCTACAAGCTTTCAGAGATGCAGCATCTCATTCACATTGCTCTTCTCTGCACTCTCCAAGAACCGCAGCTGCGTCCCAGCATGAAATGGACTGTGGAAGCACTTTCCGACGTGTCATGCAAGTTGCCAGCCCTCCCTTCGTTTCAATCTCACCCTCTATACATCTCTTTGTCATCCGCATCGGAGACTAGTCATAGCAGCGCAAGCGGCAACAGCTTTGCTACCGAGAATAACTATCACACAGCTGCAGGGGAAACCGTATACATAACCGCTGAAAACAGAAACAGTGAGATCATGTCTTCAAGGAGCACCAATCAACAGCGGCGATTTCCTGTGCTGGAGACGCCAAGGGAAATATCATTCAAGGAAATCGTTTCAGCTACAGACAATTTTTCAGATTCAAGGAGGGTGGCAGAGCTAGACTTTGGAACTGCTTATCATGGAATCCTACATGACAATTGCCATGTTTTGGTGAAACGCCTCGGGATGAAAACTTGCCCTGCGTTGCGTGACAGATTCTCCAACGAACTCCGGAATCTAGCAAGGCTGCGCCATAGGAATTTGGTGCAGCTTCGAGGATGGTGCACCGAGCAAGGCGAGATGCTTGTTGTGTATGACTACTCAGCTAGAAGAATTCTGAGTCAAATGCTTCTCCGTCATAACAATCATAGATCCGGAGATTCTTCTGTCCTTCAGTGGCATCACAGGTATTACATATCGAAAACGCTTGCTTGTGCAGTTCTGTATCTACATGAGGAATGGGATGAGCAAGTCATTCATAGAAACATTACCTCTTCAGCTATCATTCTTGAGCAAGATATGAATCCCAGACTTGGTTGTTTTGCTCTTGCTGAGTTTTTGACAAGGAATGAACACGGCCACCATGTAATCACAGACACTAGCAAATCGGCTCGCGGCATTTTTGGCTACATGTCACCAGAATACGTGGAATCCGGCGAAGCAACGCCCGCAGCTGATGTTTACAGTTTTGGAGTTGTGGTTCTTGAAGTTGTAAGTGGACAGATGGCAGTAGATTTTAGGCAGCCGGAGGTTCTGTTGGTGAAGAAAGTTCATGAATTCGAGATGCGAAAAAGGCCATTGAAGGAATTAGCAGACAAAAGACTCAATGGAGAGTACAATGAGAAAGAACTGCTGAGATTGATAAGACTGGGAATCGCATGCACCCGCTGTGACCCACAATTAAGGCCAAGCATGAGGCAAATTGTAAGCATCCTTGATGGCAAGGACAGCTTACTCGTCGAACTGAACAAAGAGAGCAGGGAAGATTGGAGAGAAAGAAATGCAATTTCTTTGTCACTCATTAGGAGAATCCAAGCTCTAGGAATACAGTAA